The sequence TGATGTTCCTGGATAATTTGTAAAACTCTGAGCTGCCCATGCTCTTGGGCTATGTCCTTTGCCGTTTCTAGCCACTGTGTTCTCAGCATGGAGTCTGCACCTCTTTCCAGGAGTACTGTTAGGACCTGGGGGTTAGGGAAATCATAAATATGTGTTTGTCATGAATAGCTGTAACTTGAGTTATTGCTAGATATTATAAGCATTTAAAACAGAAGCtgctaatactaataataaacTTGTGTAGacctataggctacattgtcTCCATAAAAATACTTAAAATACATAGACTAATCCACATCCCACATAGATTTCTTGAAGAGTTCACCTTGCAGTGGCCTCTCTCTGCTGCCAGATGAAGTGGCGTCCGGCCTAGTCTTTCTGTGGCATCAACCTCGGCCCCATAGTGCAGCAGCAGTCGCGCGGTGTCCTCATTGTCCCCAAGGGCCGCGCAATGCAGTGGGGTCATTAGTAGGCGGTCCCGCTTCTCTAGAGGAGTACCGCTCAAGATCAGCAGCTGTACCACCTCCCGCGAACCACTGCGGGCCGCCAGGTGGAGAGGCGAGGCCAGGCTGCCATCGGTGACATCCACCAGGGCACCCCCTGCCAGAAGCTGCTTAAGGATCTGGAGGTCAGAGTattggagaaggagagaggaagagaggagagataaggagaagagagacagagacagagagagagagagagagagagagcaggaaatgagagagagaggagggatcaAATGGTGCTAAAGGCACGGAGCATTGCCTAGTGCTCCTCGTCCACTCAGCTGCCATCTGTTCCCCTGCATGTGCACTTGGCTCCTCTCACAGATaaacacagaacacaaacaAACTGGGACCGTAATGTGACTGTACACACTGAGGTCAATGAGTCCTTGAATACACATTCTCTGAGGCTTCAAGGATTGTTGATAGATAGGATCACCTAAAAGTACACACAGCTAAATGAAATCTGAAATGAGACTCTGAATACTGTCAAGTTGTTTAATGCTGAATTTATTGGACTGGTTGACTATGTTTGAGTGCAGTCAAATAATGTGCTATTAAGCATTAGAGTAAGTAGAAGTAAAATCATCATCTGCTATTGCTTCTTAGTCTTCTATATGCCATCATCATCTTTATTTATAACACTATTATGTCAATGTTGTGACCTATTTTATATAGTCTATGGTTGTGACTCAAGGTCTGAGGGAGAAGCACAAGCAATGACACATACGATCTTAATAGGAGTGCAGTGGACAATATTGTTACCAGTCACCTTTGTGTCCCCAGTGCAGGCACACAGGTGCAGGGCTGTGCGTCCACTTGGACCGGCGGTGTTGGCGCTCGCCCCTCGATGTAAGAGGAGCTTCACACTCTCCTCGCTCCCTGCCCACACTGCCAGCTGCAGAGGACTGGCCCCGCCACCTTTACCCCCCTCCACGTCTGCCCCATTATCCAGCAGTAGGTCTGACACCTCACCCCATCCCCCAATCGCTGCCCAGTGTAGGGGCGTCCACCTGTGGAAGTCCTGGGCCTCCAGGAGAGCCCCCTGCTGCAGCAGGAGCCGGGCCGTGGCTGAGTGGCCGTTGGCGGCCGCCAGGTGCAGGGGTGTCTGCCCCGAGCTGGAGCGCATGACCGGAGAGGCGCCTCTCTGGAGGAGGTAGTGGGCTATCTCATTGTGCCCGGCCCAGCAGGAGCGGTGTAGAGGGGTGCAGTTGAAGAAGTCCCGGCAGTTGACCTCCACCTGACCTGACTGGAGCAGTAGCTTGACCAGGGGAAGGTGACCTCGGAATGAGACGTGGTGGAGGGGTGTCCAGCCTTGGGTGTCTCTAGGCGTAGATAAGGTGGTTATGCACTTTGCTAGTGATTTTACTACATTATTCAACTTTATAATGAGACCAGCTGGAATCAGCCTTTATAAATATTTATGTTAGGTTCCATAGGTTAACAGTACAATACAGTAAAGTGAAGTGTTTATGGTCACTTTGTGGTAATATCTGTGTCTGGTGGTGGCGACTGTATTTAGCCTCACCTGGAGTCAGCCTTCACACCGCAGATCAGAAGGGTTCTGACCTGCTCTAGACAGCCGTTCCATGAGGCATGTAGCAGACTGTGCTCGTCCAGAGGGGAGGAACACTGTGGTGTGGGCAGAAGAGGCCAGCACTGTGGTTCCCCTTGTCCCAGACCCTGTTCCTGACCATGCCTGGCCAGACCCTGTTCCTGACCATGCCTGGCCAGACCCTGTTCCTGACCATGCCTGGCCAGACCCTGTTCCTGACCATGCCTGGCCAGAGTCTTCTGCCGGACCCTACTTTCCATcaggcacagagacacagagtcgTGGAGCTCCATCAACCTCCATAGAACCTCAGGGGCCAAGCAAGTCATGGCTGCTCTATGATTTAGATCAAAGATTTCGTACATTACAACAATATCATTGTGATCATATCATCAAGTGATCATATTTATTGTACTGTATAATTTACACATTTACAATTTTCAGAAAAGCAGTACTGAATTACAAAATGGCATTGTTCACTTACTTTACTACCTCTTTTGTTAAGACTGTCATTCTTCAGTTAAGAAtgtcatgagccctctcactctaccgggttaccaccttaattggtttccattatcttccactctgctcaccactctctctactcagcctatctagctccacctgtccctgctctgctctgctctaattactctgccagctgcgctgcattacccactaacctctcccagtatttaaagccctgtctttcagctctcctttgtcagatcgtctgcaaagctcacacccggaaccagtttgctcgcgcttctggctgactcttgttttgtgaccccggacctgcctgaatcttggctactcttctgccccagaaaaccagacctgctttctgccgTAACGACTCCTGACTACTCTTCGATCCCGGTAACTCTGACCAGCCttctgccttgctactacgaattcggatttcccttgaactgtacttctgcctcgtttcatccgccctgttgtgtctgtgttcccccccccccccccctggaacccctgtatccctgttattcccggtaacccctggagccttcactcactccctacttcccttttcccttaagtttaataaactttctggtgtgacgcaattgtggtcctctggtcgtctgtctgaaccgTGACAGAATGTACATTatgattaacccttaaaggcgtaggtttttgaacattctaagttccgcaacaattgaaggttctaaaattctatgttgaattcaatgaacccaggtattctttagaatgttaatttcccaacattcctgtcacaccggtgtgacggtactcctttaagggttaacagtAACATGATTTTTCTATTGTAAATGGTATTTACATAGTCAGGGTAAATGCATGAAACAACTGGTAATACACACTAAATGTGCTGATATATAATTCACTCCGTCTCTGATTAgaaattctttctttctcagcaCTGACTTAAAACTATCACATATCCAAACGGATGGAAGGGCAGTGACGTTTTCTAACTCCCTCACAATTgacacttgccacacacacacacacacacacacacacacacagagagagagggagacacacacactcagacagaagACAGAACGTCTTTTCAAAAGAACATGCTGTCTTCAGCCTCTCTGCTCAATGTTCAGGCCTGCTGCTCTCTGCCagcttgtgtgctgtgtgcaggCCAAGCAGCCCAGCGAGTGGTGGGGGGATGTGGAGGCGTGAGCTTGGCTACAGTCTGGGCCTGTGTGGGCTAAGGGCTGCCAGACCCCCTGCCCTCTCCAAGCCACTGAAGGGCAAGATGGTTGTTTGCCCACAACCCCCTCCAGCTCTCCCTACTAACATTGGGTCTATTATGTACTCTAGCTAGTGCTAGGGGTCtggagggaggcagggagagagagagagagagaaggaaggagagagagagggggggggagagggagagagagagagcggtagAATCTGATCTGCTCCAACTGCTCCCCAGTTGTTAGCCTTTGGCACACATTTAAACACGCTttgacacatacatacgcaaGTCTTTCTCTTTTCCAAAACCAGTTACCGACGTTTATGGGCAATTGTTTGCACATTTCCTCAAATGAGCTCACACATCACACCTTTATAACCACAGCTTGAGTTGGACTTGTTTTGACTAGAGTCTCGTGACACCTATCACCTGCTAGCTCCGTACATGAAAAAAATGCATGGATGTTTACCTGGTGATGTCAATTAATCCACGATATGTaccatttctctgtctcttttcagGCGTTTGTCAGGCATCCTCATGAAGATGAAATTCCGCTCTGTCCGACGCtttaaatagcctaccatgCCCATGGTGTTTTTGTCTTATTGTTGCTATAGTGAGAGGGTTAGAGTTGTTAGTCATGGGCAGTGCTGATATTGTGTGATGGCAAGGAAGCGAGAGAGCAGatgaagggaggggagagagagagaaagagagagagagagagagagaatgtgtgaagCTGCAGTTGTGCAAGTGCACAAATGCCCGCTCATATCCTGCCAGCAATCCAGCGCAGCGCagcatatgtactgtatatgatgtGACACCTGCTCAGCGCAGcgtatgtactgtatgagcTGTGACACCTGCTCAGCTCAGTATACATGCTGGGACTCCTACTTGTCACCTGTGTGGGTGGCTGAGAGTGAGAAGTGGCTGTGGAggtgaccatcaccaccatacCTGGCCAGTAATCCCACCCGTCTCTTTTCAGCTGCTATTGACCTAAAATATATTAGTATGTTCAGTATAATTGTCAACCTGGGGCCACTAGCGTTCTTAAATGATTGTTCCCTTTGCTGTGCAGAGGGCATTTATCTGTCCTGTAAGATGATCCAATTGTCTTGCCACATTTCTGTGTCTTACAGAAACCTTAGCTTGGATGAGGGGGCAGCATGTCCATCTCTCTGCCTCAGTACATGTCATCATGGCCAATCAAATCCGTACAGCAGGATCAGCGTTATGCTGAGAGGGTTTCCTCAAAGTGGCTTGTCCTGTTAACTCTGACTGAAGATGTACAACCAGTCAAGCAATTTCACCCACTTCAGAATCTGGGCATCCAACACTGGGGGCAGTTAAGATTAGATGTACAGCATCGTTTCCCAATCTGGGGGTCGGGATCCCATGTGGGATCGCCTGAAATTCGAATGGGGTCGGCTGAGATTGGGTATCTTACAACTGATcagtacattacattaaaatatatAGACACCACAtaaaaataggcctatatatgaataataatattaaaacCCCCATGATATCCAAGTTAAGTAACTAATCGGATCCTTCATTACAATATAGCTGTGCAATAATAAACTTAGACATCCCACATTAATCATCATGGGTAATAATGCTTGATCAACGTTccaaacaaagtagcaaaacaaGCAGGTGAGTtagtcaaacaaacaaattagctTGTTAAGACATAGAAATATATATCTTTCAACTGGATGTTACAGCAGAGATGAGATGTGCTTTCTCTCACATGTTGTGAATGATTGGGGTTGCCAGCattttgtgacatcaaaatagggtcacctgccaaaaaagATTGGGAACCCCTGATTTATAGAATGTTTCTTTCCAGATTGGATGccaagtaaataaatgtgaacACGTGTCCCTTGTCTCTTGTGAAAGATGGTGTACCTGGTAAGAGTTAGCATGCACTGCAACTGTTTTTCTTTACGTAATGCATTTTTGATGTTTCATTGATTTTTGTGGTtctcttgtgagtgtgtgttttgtagatTAATTTCTTGTCTCTTTTAAAGCTCCAATGAATGACCTCAATGTATTCATCCATGTAATATTTTTCAATAAACAGAAAATTATTGAAAGCACTACCGTATTAAAGTCAATGCTGTTACTCAAACAAACCAATGACATTATTAAGACAGTAAAAAATATGCCTGCTCCATTTTAGTATAGACCCACTGGTAAGTCCCCTGAACTTGTGTGTTATTTCCTAAAAAAGACATCCTGTCTCATAATAAGGGATAGGGAGCCCAGGAAAGATGTAATAGTTCAGCACATGCTTGTAATTCATTTGATGAGTCACTCTAGAAGTCCTCTTGGCATTATGTAATGCAGTAATGAAATCTTAGTGAAAATGACGCAGCCTCATAAACACCTTGGCCTGCGCCTACAGCTGTGCTTCACTTGTTCTAAGCCATCCCATAATTAGAAAATGAGCTGAGTGACATTGGGCTGGCCAAGTATTCCCACTCCCTGTCTTCCATTTTTCATGCGTGACAATCCTATACTTGGCACCACCCTCTCCCAAACAGACTACTGGCAGACTGCAGATGCTCTAATAATGATACCATTATGTGTCTAATAAAGACTGTCCACACTAGGACACTCAACATGTCTCTGTGGTTGGACAAAGACTTTTGTGTTCCACAATTATCAGATATAAAACACAGGTCTTAATTCTAAAATTAAGTATATTAATACACAATGGGGTCAAGTTGCACACGGAGATTCATTGACTCACATGCCTAAAGAACAGGCAGTGAACAGTGTGTCCACTTGGGGGCGATGTTCCCTTATCCAACCTCTAAAGAACATTATGGCCACAAGGAGGCCCTGTAACTAAATGTTTCCTGCTTCACTCAGTGTCTCAGTCAGTCACCATGTCTGACCGACATGAAAAATGGTCCCCATTGAGTGGAATGTCCATTATGCTATtgacagagaaaaaaataaccaTTGACCACTATAGCCACAACAGCCAACAATGGAGCCGTCTTCACTATTGAGCTATTGCAGTGCAACCTTCAAAATGGAAGTCATTTTTAATATAATCGTACCATTCCATTCAGACTTCAGATCAATAACAATTACATTGTATCACGTCTGTCACATTTAAAGCAACGTGGTTCTTGCTGtttcagggtcaaaggtcaccatgcATATTGCATGCACAGATTTAAACCTCCCTTGTTGGCTATTGTAAATTCCTCCTGATTTACATGCCCAACAAGCCCAATTGTTGAGCAAGGTTCTCCCTATAGCTTGATGcatgaagagagagtgagagcttaATCTTTGTCAGAACGGTTCATAAATTTCCCCCTGAAATAAATATGACCACTGCACCAGAGAGACTCCGTCTAAGTCTGCCAGATCTCAGCAtagaatgaaaaagaaaagctAATAGAAAAGGGAGAGTTCACTCCCTCTCACTAGGCACTATGTATAGAGCTGTACTTTCCTTTCAGATGCAGTATATCAGATTCTCAATGACTCAGGGAGGCACATGGGCCTGAATCCGATCAGGGCCCACTTTGGACAAACTATATGTCCAAGGGAGCAAAAATACCAACCAGCCTCCATAAATCAAAACAGGGGAAAGTGCACTTTGTCTGCCCACAAAATGCATATTTTTGGACTGGATTTATAGGACTAgcaagagtaataaatgtgtaagtATCCCCCTGGATGTATgtgaaatgtacagtatatctgcAGGGTCCAGTGTTGAGTGCTGTGATAACGCCgggcagagaggcagagacaggCACTGATGAGGTGCTTTACTGGCACGTGAGAGTAGAAAGAGACCACAACCTTCCACACTGCATTCCTACTTGCTTTACACCAGGCCAAagagcatcagtgtgtgtgtgtgtgtgtgtgtgtctgtgtgtgtgtgtgtgtgtgcgcgtgtgcatgcatgggagCATGGGACTTACTGTATATAGTTTTGTTATTGCTTTAATAATGAGTTCCATCTTGACCAATCAAAACCGTGCCATAAAGACATGCGTTGTTTCACCCCTGACTCCCTCCCCTGTGAGCTTCACGACTGTACAGGTATAAACATCGTTAGAGGGAGATGCTTATTAGAGCCAAATGTAGAGTAATTAAGAGACACGCAGCAACCCACTGAGCCTCTCACAGACTAACAGCCAGGGGATGGGATTGAAAACACATGCTGTTTCGTTACAAAAAGGGGCCTTATACACATAggcatttaaacacacacacacacacacacacacacacacacacacacatacacacacacacatacatacatacgcacgcacacacacacacacgagcgcatgtacgcacgcacacacacacacacacatacgcacgcgcacacacacacatacgcacgcacacacacactttccccccTCTTTCCATTTTCCTCTCCGATGTTCCCCAAATGTTATTGCTTTTATGTCTCTTCCATCAAAGGCTTTTCagtccctttctttctctcactttgtccGTCTGTGCTAAAATCTACACAGTCCTCCCAAGTCCTTTTTTGAAAACCTTCCTGTAGGTCTCTCTAATTCTGCCCATCTCTTTCAGTCCTGCTGCGGAGGAATTCCGAGGGGGAATGACTGTGCATTAATGGGCCAGAAAGATTAAAACCGTGGAAGAGCTGGAACGAACAGAGACAGAAAACCACAAAGCTTTTCCTCCGCAGGCTCTATGCATTCTCTAGGCATTCCAGACAGCCGATtgcatttgttttatttcttaTCAGTTGCGGATATAGATGATTATCTGTGTTTATGAACAGATTGGCTTTTATGTTTGATCTTTAATTGCACTTCTAAAATAACAAGACAGTCCTGACTGGCTGTGGACTCTCTGGACATCTTCAAATGTTTGCCTTGGATCTTGTGAGAGAAAATGAGCAAGGAGTCTGAACTGCTTCTCATCAGATAACTGAGCCACTGTTCTCTGATTTTGACATTTCAGTAATATGGATATGTGAGAATCCAGCTCCTTGGGTCTACCGCAGAATTACAAAATCTCAAAAACACAGTCTGCAGACTTTTGTCGACATCATTTAAAATCCAGTGGAATTTTGTACTGTAAACATAATACTTGCCAAAACTGCATCACAACATGAGCTTGGAGAGAAATCAACCATTTAGATAGGCTATGTATATATCCTTGAACTGCCACTTTTCATGTGTTCATTAAAATATATGTTTTACAAACTTGGGCTTTGAACTGAATATGTGTTATGATCACATTACCATTTTTTAAAGCCTAGTTAAGCCTATTACAtgttaacacaacacacatgttGGTGGTCTCAAAAAGTCTGAAAGGGTGGTTTTCATGACCTACAGCACAAAGAATGAAATCGGTAAACATTAAGTTGCATCACTGGATTCAGTTCAGACAGTTGAAGATTTATCTAATCCTCCTCTTTAATGATTGGACCTCTGAGTGCATCACGAAAAACAAAATGCGACGGACCGCAAAGAGCAGAACAGACCCACGGAGAAGCCAAGAGCACTAAATAGCAGTAGCTTTAGGTCAGACGACACCCCCCCATGGAGGCACTGGTGTGAGGCAAGCAGTGACAGCGTGATTCATAAGCGGACCTCAGACTTCCAAACCCCTGACCTTTCGTATGGGACAACGCTCCGGGCTCGCAACTCAACAGATGGAAATCCcacccaaaacaacggcactgTTTGGTCTTTGGTGAGTGCAGGAACACTGACGCCAGTGGCGCGGATTGTCCAGTGCTTGTCTTCTCAACGGCTGCCGGGGCAACGTGATCCTGCTGAGTTCAGCGCTGGTGTGGGCCTCAGGGGAGGCCAGTCAGAGGCAGCTGAGCTGAGAGCAGCTTTCAGCACGGCGGAGGTGAGGTGAGGCCCACAGGACTGGAGCACGGGCTGcacccacagcagcagcagcaggcctcTCAGCCTCAGAGAACAACCAACATGAGTACATCTTTACATAtcacatgtaggctacacaaaacaTACAGGGACCATTTGAAAAAGAGACTATAGTCTCGATATGACCcccctggttaaataaagggaaaaaatacaggcacagacacacttcttcaaacaaatatgcatgtgtgtgcaaacacaaacaacacgtTGTGTAGCAATGAAATGTGCCAGGGGACTGGTTTTGGACCTGGCTCCTCAGTGGTCAGGGTGGGACTGCACATGCGGGTCCACTGGTGGAGTCCAGCTGAGGCACCCCTACAGTATCACTCTATGAACACGCCTGTCTCACTTACACATGATGGGCAGGTTTCAGCACTTCAGAATTGTAGTTTGATCATGTAATTCTCCAACAAATGTTCTCACAAGTGTTTCCTGCAGGTTACTTTCACAAACTTTGTCAGACAGTCCAAGAAAAATTCTTTCATGTAGCCAATGTTTCTTTCACATATCGCTTTACTTGGACCCTAATCATATTTGTTACCTGATACAGATTTTGATAAGGTGTCATGAATACAAGGGTTTCTGTCCAACTgtacttgtgttgtgttgaggaCAGAGTAGGAAGTCAAATTATGTATCTCATTGAAGaatgttttcctttttctcaagcgCTACAACCCTGGAAAGGAACTGGTGTCTCTCATTTCACATTACAATGTCACAAACACTTTGACATTGTTTTCAAAACAGTATTATCTTGACAAAGGCAAGCAAGAGGGTA is a genomic window of Alosa sapidissima isolate fAloSap1 chromosome 15, fAloSap1.pri, whole genome shotgun sequence containing:
- the ankrd67 gene encoding ankyrin repeat domain-containing protein isoform X1 gives rise to the protein MTVLTKEVVKAAMTCLAPEVLWRLMELHDSVSLCLMESRVRQKTLARHGQEQGLARHGQEQGLARHGQEQGLARHGQEQGLGQGEPQCWPLLPTPQCSSPLDEHSLLHASWNGCLEQVRTLLICGVKADSRDTQGWTPLHHVSFRGHLPLVKLLLQSGQVEVNCRDFFNCTPLHRSCWAGHNEIAHYLLQRGASPVMRSSSGQTPLHLAAANGHSATARLLLQQGALLEAQDFHRWTPLHWAAIGGWGEVSDLLLDNGADVEGGKGGGASPLQLAVWAGSEESVKLLLHRGASANTAGPSGRTALHLCACTGDTKILKQLLAGGALVDVTDGSLASPLHLAARSGSREVVQLLILSGTPLEKRDRLLMTPLHCAALGDNEDTARLLLHYGAEVDATERLGRTPLHLAAERGHCKVLTVLLERGADSMLRTQWLETAKDIAQEHGQLRVLQIIQEHQTTPKINRKNTIQTEL
- the ankrd67 gene encoding ankyrin repeat domain-containing protein isoform X2 — encoded protein: MTCLAPEVLWRLMELHDSVSLCLMESRVRQKTLARHGQEQGLARHGQEQGLARHGQEQGLARHGQEQGLGQGEPQCWPLLPTPQCSSPLDEHSLLHASWNGCLEQVRTLLICGVKADSRDTQGWTPLHHVSFRGHLPLVKLLLQSGQVEVNCRDFFNCTPLHRSCWAGHNEIAHYLLQRGASPVMRSSSGQTPLHLAAANGHSATARLLLQQGALLEAQDFHRWTPLHWAAIGGWGEVSDLLLDNGADVEGGKGGGASPLQLAVWAGSEESVKLLLHRGASANTAGPSGRTALHLCACTGDTKILKQLLAGGALVDVTDGSLASPLHLAARSGSREVVQLLILSGTPLEKRDRLLMTPLHCAALGDNEDTARLLLHYGAEVDATERLGRTPLHLAAERGHCKVLTVLLERGADSMLRTQWLETAKDIAQEHGQLRVLQIIQEHQTTPKINRKNTIQTEL
- the ankrd67 gene encoding ankyrin repeat domain-containing protein isoform X3; translation: MTVLTKEVVKAAMTCLAPEVLWRLMELHDSVSLCLMESRVRQKTLARHGQEQGLGQGEPQCWPLLPTPQCSSPLDEHSLLHASWNGCLEQVRTLLICGVKADSRDTQGWTPLHHVSFRGHLPLVKLLLQSGQVEVNCRDFFNCTPLHRSCWAGHNEIAHYLLQRGASPVMRSSSGQTPLHLAAANGHSATARLLLQQGALLEAQDFHRWTPLHWAAIGGWGEVSDLLLDNGADVEGGKGGGASPLQLAVWAGSEESVKLLLHRGASANTAGPSGRTALHLCACTGDTKILKQLLAGGALVDVTDGSLASPLHLAARSGSREVVQLLILSGTPLEKRDRLLMTPLHCAALGDNEDTARLLLHYGAEVDATERLGRTPLHLAAERGHCKVLTVLLERGADSMLRTQWLETAKDIAQEHGQLRVLQIIQEHQTTPKINRKNTIQTEL